From Prochlorococcus sp. MIT 1223, the proteins below share one genomic window:
- a CDS encoding alpha/beta fold hydrolase, translating into MVRVNEQTGICLEQLGVPHFEERFPWIGGDLQTLRDTFISEELEQEKGKQILVPIPENHSRKCGAGNLLCLLDEPISSKKILGLVLILHGLGGSSRRQGLRRMASSFLDSGFAVLRVNLRGADPGREFAAGTYSAKCNSDLFPVISHAREICDSLAEDLPSRKSLPLYGVGLSLGGTILLNTCLDPANSNSPCLDGLVCISSPLDLSACSESIERRRNTVYQRWLLWRLVRQTLADPFGISDEERSLLLGVDINKTKKISSIRAFDSAITAPRWGFKNVEEYYKLASPLKYLLDNHTMIPKSLFIQSFDDPWVPVYGAQILMERVKQLGQRKIDILLTKKGGHNGFHGLKGCWGDYLVNKWLLKNSV; encoded by the coding sequence GTGGTAAGGGTTAATGAGCAAACTGGAATTTGTCTAGAACAACTTGGGGTTCCTCACTTTGAGGAGCGATTTCCTTGGATTGGGGGAGATCTTCAAACTCTTCGGGATACTTTTATATCTGAAGAATTAGAGCAAGAAAAAGGCAAGCAAATATTAGTTCCTATTCCTGAAAACCATTCTCGAAAATGTGGAGCAGGGAATTTGCTTTGTTTATTAGATGAACCAATTTCTTCTAAGAAGATTCTAGGTCTTGTTCTAATACTCCATGGCCTTGGTGGGTCTAGTCGAAGGCAGGGATTAAGGCGAATGGCATCTTCTTTTCTTGATTCAGGCTTTGCTGTACTGCGAGTGAATTTGCGTGGAGCAGATCCTGGAAGGGAATTTGCGGCAGGAACTTACTCTGCTAAATGCAACAGTGATTTGTTCCCAGTTATTTCACACGCAAGGGAAATATGTGATTCACTTGCTGAAGATTTACCAAGTAGAAAATCTCTTCCTTTATATGGGGTAGGCCTTTCACTAGGAGGAACCATTTTGCTAAACACTTGCTTGGATCCTGCTAATTCAAATTCTCCATGCCTTGATGGGCTGGTATGTATTAGTAGTCCATTAGATCTATCTGCTTGTAGCGAATCAATTGAGAGAAGAAGAAATACGGTATATCAAAGATGGCTTTTATGGCGACTTGTTCGACAAACTCTTGCGGACCCTTTTGGAATATCTGATGAAGAAAGAAGTTTACTTTTAGGAGTTGATATAAATAAAACAAAAAAAATTTCATCAATTCGCGCTTTTGACTCTGCAATTACAGCTCCGCGATGGGGTTTTAAGAATGTCGAAGAATATTACAAACTTGCCTCCCCACTAAAATATTTACTTGATAACCACACGATGATTCCGAAATCTCTTTTTATTCAATCATTTGATGATCCATGGGTTCCAGTTTATGGAGCACAGATACTAATGGAGAGAGTGAAACAATTAGGACAAAGGAAAATAGATATTCTCTTAACTAAAAAAGGTGGTCATAATGGTTTCCATGGTTTGAAAGGATGTTGGGGAGATTATTTGGTAAACAAATGGCTTTTAAAAAATTCTGTTTAA